A window from Candidatus Zixiibacteriota bacterium encodes these proteins:
- a CDS encoding biopolymer transporter ExbD, whose product MKIKKKRRVNITLDMTPMVDIAFLLLIFYMATTQFKPPEKKEVTLPTSHSQVNLPDKGKILVTVTEDDSVFLEYVVKDTTIVDGEPVVIPVFVDESVMASQVGETVQWVRTKKGLLGAMLIVKADRNTKYGTMETIMESLKKNFLRTFQIVTEFESEADI is encoded by the coding sequence ATGAAGATTAAGAAGAAACGTAGAGTCAACATCACACTCGATATGACGCCTATGGTCGATATCGCGTTCCTGCTGTTGATTTTCTACATGGCCACTACGCAGTTCAAGCCTCCGGAGAAGAAGGAGGTCACACTGCCGACTTCGCATTCGCAGGTCAATCTGCCGGATAAGGGCAAGATCCTCGTCACCGTGACTGAAGATGATTCGGTGTTCCTCGAGTATGTTGTGAAGGATACTACCATCGTCGATGGTGAGCCCGTAGTGATACCGGTCTTCGTCGACGAGAGTGTTATGGCCTCACAAGTCGGGGAGACGGTGCAGTGGGTTCGTACAAAGAAGGGGTTGCTGGGAGCGATGCTGATTGTGAAGGCCGACAGGAACACCAAGTACGGAACAATGGAAACGATAATGGAATCTCTCAAGAAGAACTTCCTCAGGACATTTCAGATCGTGACTGAATTCGAATCTGAAGCGGATATTTAG
- a CDS encoding right-handed parallel beta-helix repeat-containing protein: MRTVLVALVTSLVVSVGIGGTIEVPADYPTIQEAVDAAAIGDSVQVSSGTYYESVVIGKSISLLAVQEMRAIVRGDDWSAVKIDADWVTVRGFDLKGSTIALWMTSVSNCDVSRNILHDCGTGLIVGVFYEDFDKDSAEPPLSSRGARGAAAGDPYTECNAISENIIRGNGTGIWLFGMSLFIRNNTISGNVITNNMLGINADYSESTQITDNMIAGNSRGIEISQSLGMEPHVVYHNDFVNSLRNALEIDASASIWDDGYPPGGNYWSDYTGTDGDSDGIGDTPYDIPGGTSQDHYPLMSRYNPVCGDADVSGQVDIDDVVYLIAYIFTGPGPGLICHMDADGSFGVDIDDVVYLIEYIFIQGPVPVIDCCNPPW; this comes from the coding sequence ATGAGAACAGTCCTTGTAGCATTGGTAACCAGCCTGGTCGTATCGGTCGGAATAGGCGGGACCATTGAAGTACCGGCAGATTATCCCACGATTCAGGAAGCGGTCGATGCGGCGGCAATCGGGGACTCGGTTCAAGTTTCTTCGGGCACATACTATGAAAGCGTAGTCATCGGCAAGAGCATTTCGCTCTTAGCGGTGCAGGAGATGAGAGCGATAGTACGCGGCGATGATTGGTCTGCTGTGAAGATTGACGCCGATTGGGTCACAGTACGCGGATTCGATCTCAAGGGCTCTACAATAGCCTTGTGGATGACCTCGGTATCGAATTGTGATGTCTCACGCAATATTCTGCACGACTGCGGCACCGGTCTCATAGTCGGCGTATTCTATGAGGACTTTGATAAGGACTCGGCAGAACCCCCCCTATCGTCTCGCGGAGCCAGAGGTGCTGCTGCAGGCGATCCATACACAGAATGCAATGCGATTTCGGAAAACATAATCAGAGGGAATGGCACCGGAATCTGGCTGTTCGGTATGTCGCTCTTCATTCGAAATAATACGATCTCCGGTAATGTGATCACCAACAATATGCTGGGCATAAATGCCGATTACAGCGAAAGTACACAGATAACAGACAATATGATTGCGGGCAACTCCAGGGGTATCGAAATCTCCCAGTCATTGGGAATGGAGCCGCATGTAGTCTATCACAATGACTTTGTTAACAGCTTGAGAAACGCACTGGAGATCGACGCTTCCGCGTCCATCTGGGATGACGGCTACCCCCCCGGCGGCAACTACTGGAGCGACTACACTGGTACCGATGGCGACAGTGATGGGATTGGCGACACGCCATACGACATCCCCGGCGGCACAAGCCAGGATCACTATCCTCTGATGAGTCGCTACAACCCTGTCTGTGGAGACGCTGACGTCAGTGGTCAGGTTGACATAGATGACGTTGTGTATCTCATAGCTTACATATTCACCGGCCCCGGTCCGGGACTAATTTGCCACATGGACGCTGACGGCAGTTTCGGCGTCGACATCGATGACGTCGTGTACCTTATCGAGTACATCTTTATTCAGGGACCCGTGCCGGTGATTGACTGCTGCAATCCGCCGTGGTAA
- a CDS encoding D-glycerate dehydrogenase: MSKPKVYITRLIPESGMNMILDACDAEVWSDDRAVPREILEEKIRGADGVLSLLSDRIDAPLMDIAGPQLKVISNYAVGFDNVDLAAATERGILVCNTPDVLTETTADLAFALLLAAARRLNEGVDFVRGGKWKTWGPMLLLGHDVHRATLGLIGMGRIGGAVARRASGFSMNVICYDPHASQENIESAGARRIETFDALLAESDFISIHVPLTSETDKLIDASAFRKMKRTAILINTARGQVVDTDALYDALRDGEIAYAALDVCDPEPVPPDHKLLTLDNCIIVPHIGSATVATRDRMSVMAAESLLAGLRGELPRYALNPEALAR; this comes from the coding sequence ATGAGCAAACCAAAAGTATACATAACTCGGCTGATTCCCGAATCGGGCATGAACATGATTCTCGACGCCTGCGATGCGGAAGTCTGGTCGGACGATCGCGCAGTCCCGCGTGAGATTCTGGAGGAGAAGATTCGCGGTGCTGATGGGGTGCTCAGCCTGCTGAGCGATCGTATAGATGCCCCGCTGATGGATATTGCCGGTCCACAACTCAAGGTCATCAGCAACTACGCCGTCGGTTTCGATAATGTCGATCTGGCCGCCGCCACCGAGCGCGGCATTCTCGTTTGCAATACGCCCGATGTGTTGACTGAAACGACGGCCGACCTGGCATTCGCTTTGTTGCTTGCGGCTGCAAGACGGCTGAACGAAGGTGTCGATTTTGTTCGCGGCGGCAAATGGAAAACATGGGGGCCGATGCTGCTGCTCGGTCACGATGTCCACCGTGCGACTCTCGGGCTGATCGGCATGGGACGGATCGGCGGTGCGGTCGCGAGACGCGCCAGCGGTTTTAGCATGAATGTAATCTGCTATGATCCGCATGCATCTCAGGAAAATATTGAGTCTGCCGGTGCTCGCAGAATCGAAACGTTCGATGCCTTGCTTGCGGAATCCGATTTCATCAGCATTCATGTGCCACTTACATCTGAGACGGATAAGTTGATAGATGCGAGTGCGTTCCGCAAAATGAAGAGAACTGCTATTTTGATCAACACCGCACGCGGGCAGGTGGTCGACACCGACGCATTGTATGACGCCCTGAGAGATGGCGAGATTGCCTATGCGGCTCTCGACGTCTGCGACCCGGAGCCGGTTCCGCCCGACCACAAGCTCCTGACGCTTGACAATTGCATCATAGTGCCGCACATCGGCAGCGCGACTGTCGCGACGCGGGATAGGATGTCTGTGATGGCTGCTGAGAGTCTCCTGGCGGGTTTGCGAGGTGAGCTTCCGCGTTATGCACTCAACCCTGAAGCACTCGCAAGGTAA
- a CDS encoding energy transducer TonB, with amino-acid sequence MVSNMNYSAIQGTLYLKQSYQKNMVIALLVGVTLHLSALGSYLFLSGMEVVAPPVGGPVIHVGPVDLPTFPTAPSDPIIGPIEIARPTIPLIGIPEPVDDFDGDAVDPGALARSADIQIFDRIIVGPGGDGGSGYGSIDVRIPGVGLAPPIDSFFYVDRDPEHIYLETPVYPEMARRAGFEATLVIRVLVDVEGNPIKAVIMKSSSTNVGFEQAAIDAALKGKWTPALVNDNPVMCWVSYTVVFSLD; translated from the coding sequence ATGGTTAGCAATATGAATTACTCGGCGATTCAGGGTACGCTGTATCTAAAGCAATCGTACCAGAAGAACATGGTGATCGCGCTGCTGGTCGGTGTCACGCTCCATCTGTCGGCACTGGGCTCATACTTGTTCTTGTCAGGTATGGAGGTCGTCGCGCCTCCTGTTGGTGGACCTGTCATCCACGTTGGTCCAGTTGATCTGCCGACATTTCCAACTGCGCCGTCTGATCCAATTATCGGGCCGATTGAAATTGCGCGTCCTACGATACCGCTGATCGGCATACCTGAACCGGTCGATGACTTCGACGGCGACGCGGTGGACCCCGGGGCTCTTGCCAGATCTGCCGATATTCAGATCTTTGACAGAATCATTGTCGGACCGGGCGGTGACGGTGGCAGCGGTTATGGGTCAATTGACGTTCGCATACCTGGAGTTGGGCTGGCACCTCCGATTGACAGCTTCTTCTACGTGGACAGGGACCCTGAGCACATCTATCTTGAGACGCCGGTTTATCCTGAGATGGCGCGGAGAGCGGGATTTGAGGCAACACTTGTAATACGAGTTCTGGTGGATGTCGAAGGCAATCCTATCAAAGCCGTCATTATGAAATCGTCATCAACAAATGTTGGTTTCGAGCAAGCTGCGATTGACGCAGCCCTCAAGGGAAAATGGACTCCCGCGCTGGTCAATGACAATCCGGTCATGTGCTGGGTGTCGTATACGGTTGTCTTCAGTCTCGATTGA
- a CDS encoding TonB family protein — translation MKLGTGVIKVDYGAFELKKTYQRNMAIAILFGAGLHLLAMGAWFSVKWILTDPMPETTNVIRIKDISDLAPPPSLVKKPPAVKIDAPKIAAPKIGIPEPVPDEEAEENVVLATQDQLADISQPDVGTGDGSDGDGMVIEIGDEDFFPASDEFVAVEEIPSAIFIPEPDFPEMARKAGITGVVWIRVLVDKEGNVRDAIIEKESGSNAGFEEAAKKAALGGKWTPAMQNNQPVPCWVSYKVEFIF, via the coding sequence ATGAAGCTGGGAACTGGCGTAATCAAGGTTGACTATGGTGCTTTTGAGCTGAAGAAGACCTACCAACGGAACATGGCAATCGCGATTCTTTTCGGCGCGGGCTTGCATCTGCTCGCGATGGGTGCCTGGTTTAGTGTCAAATGGATTCTGACTGATCCTATGCCGGAGACCACAAACGTGATCCGGATAAAGGACATTTCCGATCTGGCTCCGCCGCCATCGCTTGTCAAGAAGCCGCCGGCGGTCAAGATCGACGCTCCAAAAATCGCTGCACCGAAGATCGGTATTCCCGAGCCTGTACCGGATGAGGAAGCCGAGGAAAACGTTGTCCTCGCGACTCAGGACCAGCTTGCGGATATCTCCCAGCCGGACGTTGGCACGGGAGATGGCTCTGACGGAGACGGTATGGTGATCGAGATCGGCGATGAAGATTTCTTCCCGGCCTCAGATGAATTCGTGGCGGTGGAGGAAATTCCGTCCGCCATCTTTATCCCTGAGCCGGACTTTCCTGAGATGGCTCGCAAGGCGGGTATCACGGGCGTAGTCTGGATTCGTGTGCTTGTCGATAAAGAAGGCAATGTGCGCGACGCTATCATTGAGAAGGAATCAGGCTCGAACGCCGGATTCGAAGAGGCTGCCAAGAAGGCCGCTCTTGGGGGCAAGTGGACTCCCGCCATGCAGAACAACCAGCCGGTACCGTGCTGGGTGTCCTACAAGGTTGAGTTTATCTTCTAA
- a CDS encoding biopolymer transporter ExbD, with translation MGAVDTPQKADSGGKGKKKKRRIGIRIDMTPMVDIAFLLLIFYMVTTVFAAPQAMEINLPEDSDEPIKIKKCDLLIVHVDGADGYWWSLCEDGPIQFKEDSLRTLFYSTNKDNPKLSTLIVIHPDAKYNDFVNILDEIEVVEYVLREDEEFVAYYREANKDVLAESATFSYRYSTKPWDPKDDAKIEKAKSGSLLGGGGS, from the coding sequence ATGGGAGCAGTTGACACTCCGCAAAAAGCGGATTCTGGTGGAAAAGGAAAAAAGAAAAAAAGACGGATAGGGATCAGGATCGATATGACCCCTATGGTCGATATCGCGTTCCTCCTGCTTATCTTCTATATGGTCACCACCGTCTTCGCTGCACCGCAGGCGATGGAGATCAATCTGCCGGAGGATTCAGATGAGCCGATCAAGATAAAGAAATGTGATCTTCTGATCGTTCATGTCGACGGCGCTGACGGTTATTGGTGGTCATTATGCGAGGACGGGCCCATTCAGTTCAAGGAGGATTCTCTGCGTACGCTGTTTTATTCCACTAACAAGGATAATCCTAAGCTTAGCACACTGATTGTCATTCATCCTGACGCGAAATACAATGACTTCGTTAACATTCTCGATGAGATCGAAGTTGTTGAATATGTTCTCCGAGAAGACGAAGAATTTGTCGCGTATTATAGGGAGGCGAATAAGGATGTGCTGGCTGAGAGCGCAACGTTCTCGTATCGCTATTCGACAAAGCCGTGGGACCCGAAGGACGACGCTAAGATAGAGAAGGCTAAGTCTGGTTCGCTATTGGGAGGGGGTGGCTCATGA
- a CDS encoding TonB family protein, producing the protein MMRGVSNAVVPALVLLAGLFASLLFQNSLADQAAKNVTSLDAITLAQSDAGDKQSAVPSLRADDFVAVEEVPDPIHIPEPEYPHSALLAGIEGTVWLRVMIDTSGQVVDAVIEKESGQGAGFEDAAIQAAYWGRWSPAILRERPVECWVAYKVEFKIMANDYITEADKLFKSREYDKSREIYMKAMEKATEDGQNSELTESYSQIARCYLITDKKEEGRVWITKAAEIATPDEPLGWSRYLGVRGRFEWQDEELEKATATFKEMYEYCSGQKLHDRAIDAAHMVAITGSPEQQVEWGLKGIKEAEAGNVTGWLGPLWNNLGATYETLMRYDDALNAYIKAREYHWQYGTETNKMIADWAVGHAYRLAGNYDEAAKWLRPVLAWCERIENAEFVGWSHKELGEIDIINKNFKSALEHLVIAEDKLKAEQMPEWDPDGYKKLLGQIEELKSRVE; encoded by the coding sequence ATGATGAGAGGAGTATCTAATGCAGTAGTTCCAGCCCTGGTGCTGCTCGCCGGCCTTTTCGCCAGTTTGCTCTTTCAGAACTCACTTGCTGACCAGGCCGCCAAGAACGTCACATCTCTCGACGCAATAACGCTGGCACAGTCGGACGCTGGCGATAAACAGTCCGCAGTCCCATCTCTCAGAGCTGATGATTTCGTAGCTGTAGAGGAGGTGCCGGATCCCATTCATATACCGGAACCTGAATATCCTCATAGCGCATTGCTGGCGGGAATCGAAGGAACTGTCTGGCTGAGGGTGATGATTGATACGTCAGGTCAAGTAGTAGATGCAGTTATAGAAAAGGAATCAGGCCAGGGAGCCGGATTTGAAGATGCTGCTATCCAAGCAGCGTATTGGGGGAGATGGTCTCCTGCGATTCTCAGAGAGCGTCCAGTGGAATGCTGGGTGGCTTACAAAGTAGAGTTCAAGATTATGGCTAATGACTATATCACAGAAGCTGACAAGCTGTTCAAGTCCCGCGAGTATGATAAGTCGCGCGAGATCTACATGAAAGCAATGGAGAAGGCGACGGAGGATGGGCAGAACTCTGAGCTAACCGAAAGCTACTCACAGATCGCCCGCTGTTATCTGATCACCGACAAGAAGGAAGAGGGGCGTGTATGGATCACCAAAGCCGCCGAGATCGCCACTCCTGATGAACCTCTCGGATGGTCTCGCTATCTCGGCGTCAGGGGGCGGTTCGAGTGGCAGGATGAAGAGCTCGAAAAGGCTACCGCCACGTTCAAAGAGATGTACGAATATTGCTCCGGACAAAAGCTGCATGACCGCGCGATCGATGCGGCGCACATGGTCGCTATCACCGGATCGCCGGAACAGCAGGTCGAATGGGGGCTGAAAGGAATCAAAGAGGCTGAGGCTGGCAATGTCACCGGATGGCTCGGTCCGCTCTGGAATAATCTCGGGGCAACCTATGAAACTTTAATGCGTTACGATGATGCATTAAACGCATACATTAAGGCGCGTGAATACCACTGGCAATATGGTACCGAGACTAACAAGATGATTGCCGACTGGGCGGTAGGGCATGCTTACCGTTTGGCTGGCAATTATGATGAAGCCGCAAAGTGGCTCCGTCCGGTGCTTGCTTGGTGCGAACGGATTGAAAATGCAGAGTTTGTCGGCTGGTCGCATAAAGAGCTCGGAGAGATTGACATCATAAACAAGAACTTCAAGTCAGCCTTGGAACATCTTGTCATTGCAGAGGATAAGCTGAAAGCGGAACAGATGCCTGAATGGGATCCGGATGGTTACAAGAAGCTTCTCGGCCAGATCGAGGAGTTGAAGAGCAGGGTCGAATAG
- a CDS encoding right-handed parallel beta-helix repeat-containing protein, translated as MKTVFVLFALLAAVQVCSADVIVVPTDYPTIQKAINVAQPGDEVHVGWDTYYENIVIDKAIWLVGDGGWRRPTIDGSGGLYVINIASQGVTVTGFIIRNAFCGVDCAISDTIKDNEFLQNTRGICLDGSSNYIQRNMLSYNDVGIFLGGGSSGNVINSNSIEMCDYGIVIEPYAVSNSITENTISFASVYGLHVMPEATDNQIFHNDFLSNGESAIDEGDNTWDDGYPSGGNYWLGYTGEDGDDDGIGDVPYSIPGGDNSDPYPLMIRHNHRCGDADYSWQVDIDDVVYLIAYIFTGGDALYPGACIGDADGSGGTDIDDVVYVLFYIFTNGAAPTADCCNPPW; from the coding sequence ATGAAAACAGTCTTTGTGCTTTTCGCATTGCTGGCTGCTGTGCAAGTGTGCTCAGCCGACGTTATCGTGGTGCCCACTGACTACCCGACCATCCAAAAGGCGATCAACGTCGCTCAGCCGGGTGATGAAGTTCATGTAGGCTGGGACACGTACTACGAAAACATCGTCATAGACAAAGCGATCTGGCTCGTTGGAGATGGAGGATGGCGCCGCCCTACCATTGACGGGAGCGGAGGACTATATGTCATCAACATTGCATCTCAAGGCGTGACAGTGACAGGTTTCATTATCAGGAATGCTTTCTGCGGAGTAGATTGTGCAATAAGTGACACGATTAAAGATAACGAATTTCTGCAGAACACCCGTGGCATCTGTCTCGATGGATCCTCGAACTACATCCAGAGAAATATGCTGTCATATAACGATGTCGGCATTTTCCTCGGAGGCGGCAGCTCGGGGAATGTTATCAACAGCAACTCGATAGAAATGTGCGACTACGGAATAGTCATTGAGCCATATGCTGTCAGCAACAGCATCACGGAAAATACAATCTCATTTGCATCCGTCTACGGTTTGCATGTGATGCCGGAGGCAACCGATAACCAGATCTTCCATAATGATTTCCTCTCCAACGGAGAGTCGGCGATTGATGAAGGCGACAATACATGGGATGACGGGTATCCGAGCGGCGGCAACTACTGGCTTGGCTATACAGGCGAAGACGGCGACGACGACGGTATCGGCGATGTGCCATATAGTATTCCCGGAGGCGACAACTCTGATCCGTATCCGCTCATGATTAGGCATAACCATCGCTGCGGTGACGCCGATTATTCATGGCAGGTCGACATCGATGACGTGGTCTATCTCATCGCCTACATATTCACCGGAGGCGACGCACTGTATCCCGGGGCATGTATCGGCGATGCGGACGGCAGCGGGGGCACTGATATTGATGATGTAGTGTACGTGCTGTTTTATATCTTTACGAACGGTGCTGCCCCGACAGCAGACTGCTGCAATCCGCCGTGGTAG
- a CDS encoding MotA/TolQ/ExbB proton channel family protein, translated as MKQSVFVTIVLVVSLATGFIIWTQLPAYLQEGGPLVAILIALSVMLLSFIAERLISLRKAKGRASIQSFFKKVVTLVQEGDFGGALAACDKQRGSCANVLRAGIDRYGQIRDSGITSEKKLEETQRAIEEANALEVPLLERNLIVLSSIASIATMVGLLGTTIGMIRAFNATGHASGGVIDATSLATGISEALVNTAGGLFNAIVGIVAYNFFVNKVDSFNYTVDEASYEILQLIKAKEVK; from the coding sequence GTGAAACAGTCTGTATTCGTAACGATCGTTTTGGTGGTCTCGCTCGCAACAGGCTTTATCATCTGGACTCAGCTGCCAGCCTATTTGCAGGAGGGTGGCCCGCTCGTTGCAATCCTGATTGCATTGTCAGTAATGCTCTTGTCGTTTATTGCTGAAAGACTGATATCCCTGCGCAAGGCAAAGGGAAGAGCATCCATTCAATCGTTCTTCAAGAAAGTGGTCACGCTTGTTCAGGAAGGCGACTTCGGTGGCGCGCTCGCGGCCTGCGACAAGCAGCGAGGATCCTGCGCGAATGTTCTCCGTGCAGGTATCGATCGTTATGGCCAGATAAGGGATTCCGGTATAACATCCGAAAAAAAACTCGAAGAGACGCAGAGAGCCATCGAAGAGGCAAACGCTCTTGAAGTTCCGCTGTTGGAACGTAACCTGATCGTGCTCTCCTCGATTGCATCGATTGCCACGATGGTAGGGCTTCTTGGAACAACCATTGGTATGATCCGCGCGTTCAACGCCACCGGTCACGCATCGGGCGGTGTTATCGACGCCACAAGTCTTGCTACCGGTATTTCCGAGGCACTGGTCAATACAGCCGGTGGTCTCTTCAACGCCATCGTTGGTATTGTAGCGTACAACTTTTTCGTGAACAAGGTCGACAGCTTCAACTACACGGTCGATGAAGCTTCATACGAGATTCTGCAGCTTATCAAAGCTAAAGAGGTGAAGTAA